The Chryseobacterium sp. G0186 genome includes the window ATTGGAGGAAGAAGTTTCAGAGAAAAAAGGCTTTCTTCCTATGATCATGAGAGGAAAGCAACTCAAAGACTATTGCTATGTAGAACCCATCGGTTTTCAGAAACCGGATGATTTTGAATACTGGATAAAGATTTGTCTCGAGTATAATATCATTGCGAAAGCTTCGAAGAAGAAGTAGTGTTTGAGGGTAGTAGGGTATGAGAGTATGAGAGTATGAGAGTATGAGAGTATGAGAGTGGGAGAGTTTTGATTAACAAATTGTTTCCCACTATTCATAACTCATTATTTATTTTGATTTTTCTCGTATAGCTTTTCCCTTATTTCAATCAGAATTTTTGTTGTTTTTTCCAAATCAGGAGAATCAGGAAGACCGGATAGGGAATGATGATGCTCAATAGATGATATGAGGTTTTCTGCTTTCTGCATAACCGTTTCATACGGCCAGTTTCCAGCCTTGATATCGAGTAATTCATCCCGATTTTCTACACGGATCTGTAAAGACTTTGTTTTGAATATATATTCACATGACTGAAGCAAACGAATGGTATGCATCATATTTTTGCTATCATAGTTCTGCCCATGGTTTGCATTGACGTTGTAACGGTCTTCATTGCGCTCCTCCACCCATTTCCAATATTCTCTGTAGTCTTTACAGTAGGTGGAATAGGCATCCAGATTACAGAACAGATAAGCGTAAGGCTTTTCCTCTCTGGGAACAGATGATACAGAAACCTGGTTGGCCTCTTCATGCTGCATAATTCCTTTGTATCCCAACGCTTGTGAATCATCATAAAATAAGGCAAACATTCCTTTTGTATGGTCAATACTCGTTAACCCACAATTTTCCTGAACTTTTTCATTTTCGGAAAGCCATCTTTTTAACGGGATGGAACCTTGCCCATCAAGAATAAAGCAGAAGTCCAATATGGATTTCCTTTCCTTGTCTACGGGGTTCAATATTTTTTTGTTGAGGCCTTTTGCCTTTTTAATCTGAGAAATAGCATATCCTGCAAAGGTATCTTTACATAATTTGGATAGAAAGTCTTCTGTTTTCAATAAATCCATCACTGGGTTTTTCTGCAA containing:
- a CDS encoding DNA polymerase beta superfamily protein produces the protein MTIQDLKNKNLILFEAISGSRAFGLATENSDTDIRGVYYLPKEDFFGLNYIPQISNETNDITYYEIGRFVKLLQKNNPNILEVLASPEDCILQKNPVMDLLKTEDFLSKLCKDTFAGYAISQIKKAKGLNKKILNPVDKERKSILDFCFILDGQGSIPLKRWLSENEKVQENCGLTSIDHTKGMFALFYDDSQALGYKGIMQHEEANQVSVSSVPREEKPYAYLFCNLDAYSTYCKDYREYWKWVEERNEDRYNVNANHGQNYDSKNMMHTIRLLQSCEYIFKTKSLQIRVENRDELLDIKAGNWPYETVMQKAENLISSIEHHHSLSGLPDSPDLEKTTKILIEIREKLYEKNQNK
- a CDS encoding TfoX/Sxy family protein — translated: MAYNIELADRVRERLSKVPDIEVEEKKMFSGLSFLVNGKMCINISHDNLMCRYNPELEEEVSEKKGFLPMIMRGKQLKDYCYVEPIGFQKPDDFEYWIKICLEYNIIAKASKKK